One Drechmeria coniospora strain ARSEF 6962 chromosome 01, whole genome shotgun sequence genomic region harbors:
- a CDS encoding Ribonuclease II/R encodes MDQQQPQQTPAAPQQQGQQQQPQPQQQPVHGTTGRRLHIAHRRSPSELTPLMSMFANPGMEQLAIQQQIELLQQQQQQIQATHQQYVNMGMMPPGQPMAHNGPFSPLQPMGNIGQNFQFPAQIPQQNVSMGPPTQPLSHRRNQSALPSMGMGPPPAPSSGASGSTFGNFEIPVYGRENAGGRGGRGGGAGAGHQRRHSLALADAKKAAEIAQQKRTTTGFQFPGPAASSDKADEDSTKASAAQPSSDAPVAQGTTRGRGIHGRSQSMAVNGRGGLRMSMDGSSDFQRRASGVAHSRTGSRSFEGNWRAPNQNQDQIGSAQTQPFQPGHRSRGSINQSMSSIGAFQYSPNQSTLMQLPGQMMMPQMYGQQMNPMQLGQLQALQAAQMNGQPFQGLQSSQHAGGQLSNQQQQQQRKTLFTPYLPQASLPALLADGQLVSGILRVNKKNRSDAYVTTQDGLLDADIFICGSKDRNRALEGDLVAIELLNVDEVWAQKREKEEKKKRKDITDTRSNSTSQGAHASGQNDDSTIPEGGIRRRGSLRQRPTQKKNDDVEVEGQSLLLVEEEEINDEAKPLYAGHVVAVIERVAGQMFSGTLGLLRPSSQATKEKQEAERAARDGGNNRQNDSRQHDKPKIVWFKPTDKRVPLIAIPTEQAPRDFVEKHQDYADRIFVACIKRWPITSLHPFGTLVEQLGRMGDLKVETDALLRDNNFSSDEFSEAVLRSVGLQDWSLDKEDEAAIAARRDFREEKCFTIDFNGGAELGNAVHIKTRSDGKIEIGIHVPDVAHFVKPNSLVDREAKKRGTSVQLLNRFSALLPQKLAGEICALTPDQERLTVSVVFNVNPHSGAVAEGDSWVGRSIVKSAGKLSLADIDSALGDPSSFSNGAVPVKTIQILQGVAQKFREARLGAGGEPIAPLRLLQQLDDENNPVQDNIFHSTPALELVEEISQKANAYVAQRLAEGLPEKALLRRQGPPNPRRLQSFAERMTALGYDMDVSGSGALQNSLFKVDDSDLRKGMETVVVKSMQRAKYFIASKTAKPLWPHYSLNLPVYTHFTSPTRRYADMIVHRQLEVVLSEGTIEFTEDMENLVKTVESCNTKKDSAHNAQDQSIHIESCRSLDKKRQEANDDLIVEGIVLCVYESAFDVLIPEFGFEKRVHCDQLPLKKAEFRKEKRVLELYWEKGVPSSAYVPEDERPKAATSQRMNNAMAAARHAQEAEKAKTEREEATRKQTETGTMSTDDVDALFDDDEDNTSDVTEAMAGASLAERPTQSVPGSPLRAPMMQRTNSDSKVPVSDTAEARMTNKEKYLRMFKLREEGGDYVQDVTEMTRVPIILKTDLSKSPPCLTIRSLNPYAL; translated from the exons atggaccagcagcagccgcaacagacgccggcggcgccccaGCAACaaggccagcagcagcagccgcagccgcagcagcaaccCGTCCATGGGACCACTGGACGCAGGCTGCACATTGCTCACCGACGCAGCCCTTCGGAGCTGACGCCTTTGATGAGCATGTTTGCCAACCCGGGAA TGGAACAATTAGCTATCCAGCAGCAGATTGAACTgttgcagcagcagcagcagcagattCAGGCCACGCACCAGCAATACGTCAACATGGGCATGATGCCCCCGGGGCAGCCCATGGCCCACAACGGGCCCTTCAGTCCTTTGCAGCCCATGGGCAACATTGGTCAGAACTTCCAGTTTCCCGCCCAGATACCGCAACAAAACGTGTCCATGGGCCCCCCAACCCAGCCTCTATCACATCGCCGTAATCAGTCGGCACTGCCCAGCATGGGCATGGGACCGCCCCCGGCTCCCTCGTCGGGCGCTTCCGGCTCCACCTTTGGCAACTTTGAGATCCCCGTCTACGGCCGGGAGAAtgcaggcggccgaggcggccgtggaggtggtgccggtgccggtcaCCAGCGAAGGCATTCTCTGGCTCTTGCCGAtgcgaagaaggcggccgagattgCCCAGCAGAAGCGGACGACGACTGGCTTCCAGTTTCCCGGCCCGGCCGCATCGTCCGATAAAGCCGATGAGGACAGTACCAAGGCGTCCGCCGCTCAGCCAAGCTCCGATGCCCCCGTCGCGCAGGGGACCACCCGTGGCCGCGGAATTCATGGTCGTAGCCAGAGCATGGCCGTGAATGGCCGAGGTGGCTTACGCATGAGCATGGACGGCAGCAGCGACTTCCAACGTCGCGCTAGCGGCGTCGCCCATTCCCGTACCGGCTCCCGAAGCTTCGAGGGCAACTGGCGAGCCCCGAATCAGAATCAGGATCAGATCGGCTCTGCTCAGACTCAGCCCTTCCAGCCCGGACACCGATCCCGCGGCTCCATCAACCAGTCCATGTCGTCGATCGGGGCCTTTCAGTACAGTCCCAATCAGTCCACGCTCATGCAGCTTCCTGGACAGATGATGATGCCCCAGATGTATGGCCAGCAGATGAATCCCATGCAGCTTGGCCAGCTTCAGGCTCTCCAGGCGGCTCAGATGAACGGCCAACCATTCCAGGGTCTCCAGAGCTCCcagcacgccggcggccagctcagcaaccagcagcagcagcagcagcgcaaGACCCTCTTCACCCCGTATCTTCCGCAGGCGTCTCTCCCCGCTCTCCTTGCGGACGGGCAGCTTGTCTCCGGCATCCTCCGTGTCAACAAGAAGAACCGCAGCGATGCGTACGTCACCACGCAGGACGGCCTTTTGGATGCAGACATCTTTATCTGCGGCAGCAAGGATCGCAACCGAGCACTTGAGGGAGACCTCGTCGCCATAGAGCTCCTCAACGTGGATGAAGTTTGGGCTCAGAAGCGAGAGAAGGaagagaagaagaagcgtAAGGATATCACGGACACCCGATCGAACTCGACGAGTCAGGGGGCCCATGCTTCTGGTCAAAACGACGACAGCACCATTCCGGAAGGCGGCATTCGCCGTCGCGGAAGTCTTCGCCAGCGCCCTACGCAGAAGAAGAATGACgatgtcgaggtcgagggccaGAGCCTTCTcctggtggaggaggaggagatcaACGACGAGGCGAAGCCGCTGTACGCCGGACATGTCGTCGCAGTCATCGAGCGCGTTGCCGGGCAAATGTTTTCCGGTaccctcggcctgctgcgtCCCAGCAGCCAGGCGACCAAGGAAAagcaggaggccgagagggCTGCCCGGGATGGTGGAAACAACCGCCAGAACGACAGTCGCCAGCACGATAAGCCCAAGATTGTTTGGTTCAAGCCAACCGACAAGCGAGTTCCGCTCATCGCCATCCCGACGGAGCAGGCGCCTCGTGACTTCGTCGAGAAGCACCAGGACTACGCCGATCGCATCTTTGTCGCCTGCATCAAGCGATGGCCCATCACCTCGCTTCACCCCTTCGGCACTCTCGTTGAGCAGCTTGGACGCATGGGCGACCTCAAGGTCGAGACGGACGCTCTGCTGCGAGACAACAACTTTTCGTCGGACGAGTTCTCCGAGGCCGTCCTTCGCAGCGTCGGTCTCCAGGACTGGTCGCTGGacaaggaggacgaggctgccATTGCCGCTCGCCGAGACTTCCGCGAGGAGAAGTGCTTTACGATCGACTtcaacggcggcgccgagcttggGAATGCCGTTCACATCAAGACTCGTTCGGATGGGAAGATCGAGATTGGCATCCACGTCCCAGACGTCGCGCATTTCGTCAAGCCCAATTCCCTCGTTGATCGTGAGGCCAAGAAGCGCGGCACTTCGGTCCAGCTTCTCAACCGATTCTCCGCCCTTCTGCCCCAGAAGCTGGCGGGCGAAATCTGCGCCCTGACGCCCGACCAGGAGCGATTGACCGTCAGCGTCGTGTTCAACGTCAACCCGCACAGCGGAGCCGTTGCCGAGGGCGACAGCTGGGTGGGCCGCAGCATCGTCAAGAGCGCTGGCAAGCTTTCCCTGGCCGACATCGACAGTGCCCTGGGCGACCCGTCCTCGTTCTCCAACGGAGCCGTTCCGGTCAAGACGATTCAAATCCTCCAGGGCGTTGCCCAGAAGTTCCGCGAGGCCcgtctcggcgccggcggtgaGCCGATCGCGCCCCTGCGGCTCCTGCAGCagctggacgacgagaacAATCCGGTGCAGGACAACATCTTCCACTCGACGCCCGCACTGGAGCTCGTGGAGGAAATCTCTCAAAAGGCAAACGCCTACGTCGCGCAGCGTCTTGCCGAGGGCCTTCCCGAGAAggctctcctccgccgccagGGTCCTCCCAACCCACGCCGCCTGCAGTCGTTCGCCGAGCGCATGACGGCCCTCGGCTACGACATGGACGTCTCCGGCAGCGGGGCTCTGCAGAACAGCCTGTTCAAGGTGGACGACTCTGACCTGCGCAAGGGCATGGAGACGGTCGTGGTCAAGTCGATGCAGCGAGCCAAGTACTTCATCGCCAGCAAGACTGCGAAGCCGTTGTGGCCGCACTACTCGCTCAACCTGCCGGTCTACACGCACTTCACTTCGCCTACGCGCCGCTACGCCGACATGATCGTGCACCGCCAGCTCGAGGTCGTCCTGTCGGAGGGTACCATCGAGTTCACGGAAGACATGGAAAACCTTGTCAAGACGGTTGAGTCGTGCAACACCAAGAAGGACTCGGCGCACAACGCGCAGGATCAGAGCATCCACATCGAGTCCTGCCGCAGCTTGGACAAGAAGCGGCAGGAAGCCAACGACGACCTCATCGTGGAGGGCATCGTGCTGTGCGTGTACGAGTCGGCCTTTGACGTGTTGATCCCCGAGTTCGGCTTCGAGAAGCGGGTGCACTGTGACCAGCTGCCGCTCAAGAAGGCCGAGTTCAGGAAGGAGAAGAGAGTGCTCGAGTTGTACTGGGAGAAGGGGgtgccgagctcggcgtaCGTGCCGGAAGATGAGCGCCccaaggcggcgacgtcgcagAGAATGAACAacgccatggcggccgcccGGCACGCgcaggaggccgagaaggccaAGACGGAGCGCGAGGAGGCGACGCGCAAGCAGACGGAGACGGGCACCATGTcgacggacgacgtcgacgccctgttcgacgacgacgaggacaacaCGTCGGACGTGACGGAGGCCATGGCCGGGGCCTCGCTGGCCGAGCGGCCGACGCAGAGCGTTCCGGGATCGCCTTTGCGCGCGCCGATGATGCAGCGAACCAACTCGGACTCGAAGGTGCCCGTTTCGgacacggccgaggcgcggaTGACCAACAAGGAGAAGTACCTCAGAATGTTCAAGTTGCGTGAGGAAGGCGGAGACTACGTCCAGGATGTGACGGAGATGACTCGCGTGCCAATCATCCTGAAGACGGACCTCAGCAAGAGCCCACC TTGCCTGACGATTCGATCTCTCAACCCCTACGCACTGTAG
- a CDS encoding twin-arginine translocation pathway signal has translation MASLKTVVVTALMASAYALPPVQRVSARRLKYHSLAVRQNAAAEKQGLSDVGILQFALTLENLESSFYREGFAKFPDAEFAALGLNERAISDLKSIGKTEEQHVGLLQSAVAQAGIQPVQPCTYNFNLTDAKSMVATAAVLENVGVSAYLGAAPLVSDKGILTTAASIVTIESRHQSAIRIFSGTSAIPQAFDAPLNPRSVFTLAAPFIKECPQGSNLVIQPFPALSMDSPGPAQVGSTISVTAANTAEAKFCAFTSGGVSPGGTMFTPLTDGRNCVVPSVAGVSYLSLTKEAPLDGVLKDDLILAGPMVVTVT, from the exons ATGGCCTCGCTCAAGACGGTGGTCGTCACGGCCCTAATGGCGTCCGCATACGCCCTGCCGCCAGTGCAGAGGGTGTCTGCGAGACGGCTCAAGTATCACAGCCTTGCCGTACGGCAAAACGCTGCCGCTGAGAAGCAGGGGCTCAGCGATGTGGGCATTTTGCAGTT TGCCCTGACGTTGGAAAACCTCGAGTCGTCCTTCTATAGGGAGGGCTTCGCCAAGTTCCCGGACGCCGAGTTCGCTGCCCTTGGTCTCAACGAGCGAGCGATATCCGACCTCAAGTCCATTGGCAAGACGGAGGAGCAGCATGTCGGTCTCCTGCAGTCGGCTGTCGCCCAGGCCGGCATCCAACCCGTCCAGCCGTGCACGTACAACTTCAACCTGACGGATGCCAAGAGCATGGTTGCCACCGCTGCTGTGCTCGAGAACGTTGGCGTCTCAGCCTATCTCGGCGCTGCACCACTGGTTTCCGACAAGGGCATTCTCACCACAGCTGCCTCCATCGTTACCATCGAAAGTCGCCATCAGTCCGCCATCCGCATCTTCTCCGGCACCAGCGCCATCCCGCAGGCCTTCGACGCACCCCTGAACCCTCGTTCCGTCTTCACCCTTGCAGCACCCTTCATCAAGGAGTGTCCTCAGGGGTCCAACCTGGTCATTCAGCCTTTCCCTGCGCTCTCCATGGATAGCCCCGGACCCGCCCAAGTCGGCTCCACGATCTCGGTCACGGCCGCCAACACTGCCGAGGCCAAATTTTGTGCCTTTACCTCTGGAGGCGTTTCTCCTGGAGGTACCATGTTCACTCCCCTTACCGACGGCCGGAACTGTGTCGTGCCGAGCGTCGCCGGAGTGTCGTACCTGTCGTTGACAAAGGAGGCACCTTTAGACGGAGTCCTTAAGGATGACTTGATTCTTGCCGGGCCGATGGTTGTGACCGTCACGTAG